In the Agrococcus sp. Marseille-Q4369 genome, one interval contains:
- a CDS encoding histidine kinase — translation MTIRQALAQGIRLLPVVIAVSVLLSVTISRQMDGVQGVVATLFVLAALASSVKFPRVALGTALVGGLLISPTDPNYSGSMLVVALLTVAVATFSIDPLRARLLSGLPVAVIGGVSLSMHETAVSVSSNGSWTANGFGNWFTAMLVWGAAVGARALRDHVRAEQTKEQAVARTTVVESELRDERLRADLTHDFHDVMAHSLAVLAAQAEGLRLTHQAHPERIEPVLTTISDTARLALVEVRQLLERVDDDARRPQPTSADIPGLVAQTRSAGPDVQLLDVGTRGHLSRVADIAAYRVVQESLTNALRHGGADVDIVVALTWTGPGLTLAVSSPIRDRESLRPTGRGIAGMRERVRLAGGTLEIDAEGERFVVSAHLPYEPVSDAPTLPLTEDQLATLPVPQQPPPAGPEDAVAPWIARWSSAADRASPPTGWSQATTVDLTPAREADGSIRNPMAPR, via the coding sequence ATGACCATCCGACAAGCGCTCGCGCAAGGCATCCGGCTGCTGCCGGTCGTCATCGCCGTGAGTGTGCTGCTGTCCGTGACGATCAGCCGTCAGATGGACGGCGTGCAGGGAGTCGTCGCGACGCTGTTCGTGCTCGCGGCGCTCGCGAGCTCCGTGAAGTTCCCTCGGGTCGCGCTCGGAACCGCGCTCGTCGGAGGGCTGCTCATCTCTCCGACCGATCCGAACTACTCCGGGTCCATGCTGGTCGTTGCCCTCCTGACCGTCGCGGTCGCGACGTTCAGCATCGACCCGCTCCGCGCGCGACTGCTGAGCGGCTTGCCGGTCGCCGTCATCGGCGGCGTCAGCCTGTCGATGCACGAGACCGCGGTCTCGGTCTCCTCGAACGGGTCGTGGACGGCGAACGGCTTCGGCAACTGGTTCACGGCGATGCTGGTCTGGGGCGCCGCTGTCGGCGCTCGCGCGCTGAGGGACCATGTGCGGGCCGAGCAGACGAAGGAGCAGGCCGTCGCCCGCACGACCGTCGTCGAGAGCGAGCTGCGGGACGAGCGGCTCCGAGCCGACCTCACCCACGACTTCCACGACGTGATGGCGCACTCGCTCGCCGTGCTCGCCGCGCAGGCGGAGGGACTCCGCTTGACGCACCAGGCGCATCCGGAGCGCATCGAGCCGGTCCTGACGACGATCAGCGACACCGCGCGGCTCGCGCTCGTGGAGGTGCGGCAGCTGCTCGAGCGCGTCGACGACGACGCGCGTCGGCCCCAGCCGACGAGCGCCGACATCCCGGGCCTCGTGGCGCAGACCCGCTCGGCTGGGCCCGACGTGCAGCTGCTCGACGTCGGCACGCGCGGGCACTTGAGCCGCGTCGCCGACATCGCGGCCTACCGCGTCGTCCAGGAGAGCCTGACGAACGCGCTGCGACACGGTGGCGCAGACGTCGACATCGTCGTGGCGCTCACCTGGACCGGTCCCGGGCTGACGCTCGCCGTCTCGTCCCCGATCCGCGACCGCGAGTCGCTGCGCCCCACCGGCCGCGGCATCGCCGGCATGCGCGAGCGCGTCCGGCTCGCCGGCGGCACGCTCGAGATCGACGCCGAGGGCGAGCGCTTCGTGGTGAGCGCGCACCTGCCGTACGAGCCGGTCAGCGACGCGCCGACGCTGCCGCTCACGGAGGATCAGCTCGCGACGCTCCCGGTGCCGCAGCAGCCCCCGCCCGCCGGGCCCGAGGATGCCGTCGCACCCTGGATCGCACGGTGGAGCTCCGCGGCAGACAGAGCGAGTCCGCCGACCGGCTGGTCGCAGGCGACCACGGTAGACCTGACGCCGGCGCGTGAGGCTGACGGAAGCATCCGCAACCCCATGGCGCCCCGGTGA